From Peptoanaerobacter stomatis, one genomic window encodes:
- a CDS encoding C4-dicarboxylate TRAP transporter substrate-binding protein codes for MKFKKLLVTALAAMTLLTAFGGNNTKTTEPANNGAETKASAQPIVLQVGFENSVSEPLGQGVTKWAELLEEKSNGTMKIEIFPDSQLGDKSSLIDSMLLGENVSTLADGAFYADYGVNDFGIVFGPFLFDSWDEAWKLTESDWYAEQSKKLEEKGLKLLASNWVYGERHTLTVKPVNTVEDLAGMKIRVPGNKIQSLGFDALGATSVGMALGDVYQALQTQTIDGAENPLATLYGRKLHEVAKYLILDGHVKNFTTFVCSVDWFNSLTTEQQELLLSTAKEAGVYNNEIQAASEKEYLDKMVAEGVTVVEPTEEVLAAFKEKAQSFYTKESEFGWTPGLYDTVKAAMGR; via the coding sequence ATGAAATTTAAGAAATTATTAGTTACAGCTTTAGCTGCTATGACTTTACTTACGGCTTTTGGGGGGAATAATACTAAAACAACTGAACCTGCAAATAATGGCGCAGAAACAAAAGCAAGTGCACAACCCATAGTACTTCAAGTTGGCTTTGAAAATAGTGTCAGTGAGCCTCTTGGACAAGGTGTAACTAAATGGGCTGAATTATTAGAAGAAAAATCAAATGGAACTATGAAAATAGAGATATTTCCTGATTCACAATTGGGAGATAAATCTTCTCTTATAGATTCAATGTTACTTGGCGAAAATGTATCTACTCTTGCAGATGGTGCATTCTATGCAGATTATGGTGTTAATGATTTTGGCATAGTATTTGGTCCATTCTTGTTTGATTCTTGGGATGAAGCTTGGAAATTAACAGAATCAGATTGGTATGCTGAACAAAGCAAAAAACTTGAAGAAAAAGGTTTAAAACTTCTTGCATCTAACTGGGTTTATGGTGAAAGACATACACTTACAGTAAAACCTGTGAACACAGTAGAAGACTTAGCGGGTATGAAAATAAGAGTTCCAGGAAATAAAATACAATCATTAGGTTTTGATGCTCTTGGAGCCACTTCAGTAGGTATGGCTTTAGGTGATGTCTATCAAGCTCTTCAAACTCAAACTATAGATGGAGCTGAAAATCCGCTTGCTACACTTTACGGAAGAAAACTACATGAAGTTGCAAAATATTTAATACTTGATGGACATGTTAAAAACTTTACTACATTTGTATGTTCAGTTGATTGGTTTAATTCTTTAACGACAGAGCAACAAGAACTATTATTATCTACAGCTAAAGAGGCTGGAGTTTATAATAATGAAATACAAGCTGCATCTGAAAAAGAATATCTTGACAAAATGGTAGCAGAAGGAGTAACAGTAGTGGAACCTACTGAAGAAGTTCTTGCGGCATTTAAAGAAAAAGCACAATCATTCTATACTAAAGAAAGTGAATTCGGATGGACTCCTGGTCTTTATGATACAGTAAAAGCTGCTATGGGCAGATAA
- a CDS encoding GNAT family N-acetyltransferase — protein sequence MEHIIKRYDVLDADGLSSMMREFYSTPGVLHKIDDSNIKSTIALLNQKSPFTEAFILKMDSNMVGYVLLAFTYSNEAGGSVVWIEEIYIKKEYRNRLLSNELLDYVIQEYPNTARFRIDMVKGNVESMALFSSFGFEELKYLQFIKER from the coding sequence ATGGAGCATATTATCAAGAGATATGATGTATTAGATGCTGACGGTTTATCTAGTATGATGAGGGAATTTTATTCCACTCCGGGTGTTTTGCATAAGATAGATGACAGCAATATAAAATCAACAATAGCTTTATTAAATCAAAAATCTCCGTTTACGGAGGCTTTTATATTAAAGATGGATTCAAATATGGTAGGATATGTACTGCTTGCATTTACATATTCAAATGAAGCCGGTGGAAGTGTGGTATGGATAGAGGAAATATATATAAAAAAAGAGTATAGAAACAGACTCTTATCGAATGAATTGCTTGATTATGTAATACAGGAGTATCCTAATACAGCAAGATTCAGGATAGATATGGTAAAAGGTAATGTTGAATCTATGGCGCTTTTTTCATCATTCGGATTTGAAGAGTTAAAATATTTACAATTTATAAAAGAAAGATAA
- a CDS encoding bifunctional 2-keto-4-hydroxyglutarate aldolase/2-keto-3-deoxy-6-phosphogluconate aldolase — MNKLETLQYIKEKGIVAVIRGKDKEEALRFSKACADGGVDILEITFTVPNALDVMKSLMDELKDRVLIGAGTVLDEVTARLAIMEGAKFIVSPAFDEKVARLCNLYQVPYMPGCMTPTEITRALEFGVDVIKVFPGSAFGPSYFSALHGPFPYVNLMPTGGVDINNVDQWIKQGAYAVGVGGQLVKGTSEEITAKSKNFIEKIKEARK, encoded by the coding sequence ATGAATAAATTAGAAACTCTACAATATATTAAAGAGAAGGGCATAGTAGCAGTAATAAGAGGAAAAGATAAGGAAGAAGCTCTCAGATTTTCTAAGGCTTGTGCAGATGGAGGAGTAGATATATTGGAAATAACATTTACCGTACCAAATGCACTTGATGTTATGAAATCTCTAATGGACGAGTTGAAAGATAGAGTCCTTATAGGTGCAGGTACTGTTCTTGATGAAGTAACAGCAAGACTTGCTATAATGGAAGGCGCAAAATTCATAGTAAGTCCTGCTTTTGACGAAAAAGTAGCAAGACTTTGCAACCTATATCAAGTACCATATATGCCGGGTTGTATGACTCCTACAGAAATAACAAGGGCATTAGAATTTGGAGTAGATGTTATAAAAGTATTTCCGGGATCAGCTTTTGGTCCATCATATTTCAGTGCATTACATGGACCATTCCCTTATGTAAACCTTATGCCGACAGGTGGTGTAGATATAAATAATGTTGATCAATGGATAAAACAAGGAGCTTATGCAGTAGGTGTAGGTGGCCAATTAGTAAAAGGTACTAGTGAAGAAATAACTGCAAAATCTAAAAATTTCATTGAAAAAATCAAGGAGGCAAGAAAATAA
- a CDS encoding sugar kinase, translating into MSKKVVTMGEIMLRLSTAQERFVQANKFDIIYGGGEANVAVSLANYGYDAYFVTKLPKHEIGQSAVNELRKYGVKTDYILRGGDRVGIYFSETGASMRPSKVIYDRAHSAIAEAKADEFDFEKIFKDASWFHISGITPAISENARVFTIEAAKAAKKAGATVSVDLNYRKKLWTTEEAQSVMTKLMEYVDVCIGNEEDAALCLGFHPEGTDVTSGKLDIAGYEKMMKQMIEKFGFKYVVSSLRESYSASDNGWSACISDGKEFYRSKKYDVRIIDRVGGGDSFAGGLICGLLDGKDMKESLEYGVAASALKHTINGDFNLVSREEVDTLVGGDASGRVQR; encoded by the coding sequence ATGTCAAAAAAAGTTGTAACTATGGGCGAAATAATGTTGAGACTCTCTACAGCACAAGAAAGATTTGTACAAGCAAATAAATTTGATATAATATATGGTGGTGGAGAAGCAAACGTAGCAGTATCATTAGCTAATTATGGATATGACGCATACTTTGTGACAAAACTGCCAAAACATGAAATAGGACAAAGTGCGGTAAACGAACTAAGAAAATATGGTGTAAAAACGGATTATATACTAAGAGGTGGAGACAGAGTAGGGATATACTTCTCTGAAACTGGTGCATCTATGAGACCATCAAAAGTTATATATGATAGAGCACATTCAGCAATAGCTGAAGCAAAAGCAGATGAATTTGATTTTGAAAAAATATTTAAAGATGCTTCTTGGTTTCATATATCCGGTATAACTCCAGCTATATCTGAAAATGCAAGAGTATTTACTATAGAAGCTGCAAAAGCTGCTAAAAAGGCAGGAGCAACAGTATCTGTTGACCTAAACTATCGTAAAAAATTATGGACAACTGAAGAAGCTCAAAGTGTTATGACTAAACTTATGGAATATGTAGATGTATGTATAGGTAATGAAGAAGATGCAGCATTATGCTTAGGCTTCCATCCGGAAGGCACAGATGTTACATCAGGTAAACTTGACATAGCAGGATATGAAAAAATGATGAAACAAATGATAGAAAAATTTGGTTTTAAATATGTAGTAAGTTCACTGAGAGAGTCATATTCAGCCTCTGATAATGGTTGGTCAGCTTGCATATCAGACGGTAAAGAATTCTATCGTTCTAAAAAATATGATGTTAGAATAATAGATAGAGTTGGTGGTGGGGATTCATTTGCAGGTGGGTTAATCTGCGGATTATTAGACGGCAAAGATATGAAAGAGTCACTTGAATACGGAGTTGCAGCATCTGCGTTAAAACATACAATAAACGGAGATTTTAACTTGGTATCAAGAGAAGAGGTGGATACTCTTGTAGGTGGAGATGCGTCTGGGAGAGTGCAAAGATAG
- a CDS encoding UxaA family hydrolase, whose product MLEYIKINNKDNVAVALTDLEKDYAVNIDGEEIILKESIKRGHKFALKNMKKDDKVIKYGMLIGILIKDTEKGCLLHTSNIKTSLGDILNYEYNPNLTSLEKRESSYFYGYPRKNGKIGIRNDIWIIPTVGCVNAVCKQLELDFNAKINNPDLRAIAFPHPYGCSQMGDDQESTRKALADMILHQNAGAVLVLGLGCENTGIEILKEYIGEYDKERVVFLSCQEFDDEYAKSLEVLDNLYNLIKDEQRVKTDASKLVVGLKCGGSDGLSGITANPLVGEFSDILISKGGSTILTEVPEMFGAETNLMNRCENKDIFDKTVSLINDFKMYYKNYDMPIYENPSPGNKEGGISTLEDKSNGCIQKSGTANVVDVLEYGQRIEKQGLNLLSAPGNDLVSSTALALSGAHIVLFTTGRGTPFSCPVPTIKISSNTNLYKRKKNWMDFNAGSIVEDKDKKTLAEELFEFVLSIASGEKTSSEKMNSYDWAIFKKGVTL is encoded by the coding sequence ATGTTAGAATATATAAAAATAAATAATAAAGATAATGTTGCTGTTGCATTAACCGATCTTGAAAAAGATTATGCTGTTAATATTGATGGAGAAGAAATAATTCTAAAGGAATCTATAAAAAGAGGTCATAAGTTTGCTTTAAAAAATATGAAAAAAGATGATAAGGTAATAAAATATGGTATGCTTATAGGTATTCTTATTAAAGATACTGAAAAAGGATGTTTACTACATACATCTAATATTAAAACTTCTCTTGGAGATATATTAAACTATGAGTATAATCCCAATTTAACAAGTTTAGAGAAAAGAGAAAGTTCATATTTTTATGGATATCCAAGGAAAAATGGTAAAATCGGTATAAGAAATGATATTTGGATAATACCTACAGTTGGATGTGTTAATGCAGTTTGTAAACAATTAGAACTTGATTTTAATGCTAAAATAAATAATCCTGATTTAAGAGCCATAGCATTTCCTCATCCTTATGGTTGCTCTCAAATGGGAGACGATCAAGAAAGTACAAGAAAAGCATTAGCTGATATGATACTTCATCAAAATGCAGGAGCTGTACTTGTATTAGGACTGGGCTGTGAAAATACAGGTATAGAGATACTTAAAGAGTATATAGGAGAATATGACAAAGAAAGGGTAGTGTTTTTATCTTGTCAAGAATTTGATGATGAATATGCTAAATCATTAGAAGTATTAGATAATCTATATAATTTAATAAAAGATGAACAAAGAGTAAAAACGGATGCAAGTAAATTAGTAGTAGGACTAAAATGCGGAGGTTCAGACGGGCTTAGTGGTATAACTGCAAATCCGCTTGTTGGAGAGTTTTCTGATATATTGATATCAAAAGGTGGAAGTACAATACTTACAGAGGTTCCGGAGATGTTTGGAGCTGAAACAAATCTTATGAATAGATGTGAAAACAAGGATATTTTTGACAAAACTGTATCTCTAATAAATGATTTTAAAATGTATTATAAAAACTATGATATGCCTATATATGAGAATCCATCACCAGGAAATAAAGAAGGTGGAATATCTACGCTTGAAGATAAATCGAATGGATGTATACAAAAATCTGGTACTGCTAATGTAGTTGATGTTTTAGAGTATGGGCAAAGGATAGAAAAACAAGGACTTAATCTATTAAGTGCACCTGGAAATGATCTTGTATCATCGACAGCACTTGCACTTAGTGGTGCACATATTGTGCTTTTTACAACAGGAAGAGGAACTCCTTTTTCTTGTCCTGTTCCAACGATAAAGATATCATCTAACACTAATCTTTATAAGAGAAAGAAAAATTGGATGGATTTTAATGCAGGCTCAATAGTAGAAGATAAAGATAAAAAAACTTTAGCAGAGGAATTATTTGAATTTGTTTTGAGTATCGCTTCAGGAGAAAAAACAAGTTCTGAAAAAATGAATAGTTATGATTGGGCAATATTTAAAAAAGGTGTAACGCTGTAA
- a CDS encoding MOSC domain-containing protein gives MISAKVLSVNISEKKGDVKIPIDKGEFIKGLGLKDDSHAGNWHRQVSLLSKESIDFMREKSNIDVNFGDFAENITTQGITLHRLPVGTVLKIGECILKVTQIGKECHHGCNIMQKVGSCIMPTQGIFATIEKGGLIQVNDDIEIISIPEESIFTYSIIIVSDKGSQGLRQDGCKEKIVNVLGKEIVYKLVNYVIVPDEMDKIEEVIRKNVSEKVNLILTSGGTGFSKRDVTPEATKKVIERETPGISEYIRARSLEKTDRAILSRAVSGIADESLIINLPGSPIAVQESLEFIADPLKHGLEILLKRDAECAR, from the coding sequence ATGATATCGGCAAAAGTGTTGTCTGTGAATATTTCTGAAAAAAAAGGGGATGTAAAAATTCCTATAGATAAAGGTGAATTTATAAAAGGTTTAGGTCTCAAAGATGATTCTCATGCCGGTAATTGGCATAGACAAGTGTCATTGCTTTCCAAGGAATCTATAGATTTTATGAGAGAAAAGTCAAATATAGATGTAAATTTTGGAGATTTTGCAGAAAACATAACAACTCAGGGAATAACACTTCACAGATTACCTGTGGGTACTGTGCTTAAAATAGGTGAATGTATATTAAAAGTTACGCAGATTGGTAAAGAGTGTCATCATGGATGTAATATCATGCAAAAAGTAGGCTCTTGTATTATGCCTACACAAGGTATTTTTGCGACTATTGAAAAGGGTGGACTTATACAGGTAAATGATGATATAGAAATAATCTCCATACCTGAGGAATCTATTTTTACTTATTCGATAATAATTGTGTCTGATAAAGGCTCGCAAGGTTTGAGACAAGATGGATGTAAAGAAAAAATAGTGAATGTTTTAGGAAAAGAAATAGTATATAAGCTTGTAAATTATGTTATAGTTCCTGATGAAATGGACAAAATAGAAGAAGTTATAAGAAAAAATGTGTCTGAAAAAGTTAATCTTATACTTACATCAGGAGGTACAGGATTTTCAAAAAGGGACGTCACACCTGAAGCTACAAAAAAAGTGATAGAAAGAGAAACGCCTGGAATAAGCGAGTATATAAGAGCAAGAAGTTTGGAAAAAACTGACAGAGCTATATTGTCAAGAGCAGTTTCAGGCATAGCGGATGAGTCTCTTATAATAAATTTACCGGGCAGTCCTATTGCAGTACAAGAGTCATTGGAATTTATAGCAGATCCGCTTAAACATGGACTTGAGATATTGCTAAAAAGAGATGCTGAATGTGCAAGATGA
- a CDS encoding TRAP transporter large permease produces MNNILLISSVIMLALLFLKVPVYVAVLGGSAFYFFMHPSINTVIFAQQAITGVEKISLLAVPFFICAGIFMNYTGVTKRIMDFCEVVTGRLPGGLAQVNVLLSTIMGGLSGSNIADAAMQSKMLVPEMTKKGFSLEFSSVVTAASSMITPLIPPGIAMILYGVIANVSIGKLFISGIGVGSLLCITMMILVGFISKKRGYGVITSEKMTGEKFMKAFKPAVLPLCLPIIIIGGIRLGIFTATEAGSVAIVYAVFLGIIYKQMHLKDMIQGIKETVTTTASIMLIVSAASAFSWILTKEQIPQQLTAYIMNTINNKYMFLLIINIFLLIVGMFIEGNASMIVLVPLLAPIAKEYGIDEIQFAMIYIFNNAIGALSPPMGTLMFVTCGITKCKTLPFIKEAVPFYILLVINLLLLTYFPPFTTFLVNLFY; encoded by the coding sequence ATGAATAATATTCTATTAATATCTTCGGTAATAATGTTAGCCTTATTGTTTTTGAAAGTTCCTGTATATGTTGCAGTATTAGGAGGATCTGCGTTTTATTTCTTTATGCATCCGTCTATAAATACAGTTATATTCGCTCAGCAAGCAATCACGGGTGTTGAAAAAATATCATTACTTGCGGTACCGTTTTTTATATGTGCAGGTATATTTATGAATTATACAGGTGTTACAAAAAGAATAATGGATTTTTGTGAAGTTGTTACAGGAAGACTTCCAGGTGGACTTGCCCAAGTAAATGTTTTACTTTCAACGATAATGGGAGGTCTATCAGGATCTAATATAGCAGATGCGGCAATGCAATCCAAAATGCTTGTTCCTGAGATGACTAAAAAAGGTTTTTCTCTTGAGTTTTCATCTGTAGTAACAGCCGCCTCTTCAATGATTACACCACTTATTCCCCCAGGTATAGCTATGATTTTATATGGAGTTATTGCCAATGTATCTATTGGCAAGCTCTTTATTTCTGGCATAGGAGTAGGAAGCTTACTATGTATTACTATGATGATATTAGTAGGCTTTATATCTAAAAAAAGGGGATATGGCGTAATAACTAGTGAAAAAATGACAGGTGAAAAATTTATGAAAGCATTCAAGCCTGCTGTTTTACCGCTTTGTTTACCAATAATAATAATAGGTGGTATAAGGCTTGGTATATTTACAGCAACTGAAGCAGGTTCAGTAGCTATAGTATATGCTGTATTTTTAGGTATAATTTACAAACAAATGCACTTAAAAGATATGATACAAGGAATTAAGGAAACTGTTACAACAACAGCATCTATAATGCTTATTGTTTCAGCAGCCAGTGCATTCTCATGGATATTGACTAAAGAGCAAATACCACAACAATTAACTGCTTATATAATGAACACAATAAATAATAAGTATATGTTCTTATTAATAATAAATATATTCCTGCTTATAGTAGGTATGTTTATAGAAGGAAATGCTTCAATGATAGTGCTTGTGCCTCTTCTTGCTCCAATAGCAAAAGAATATGGTATAGATGAGATACAATTTGCCATGATATATATATTTAATAACGCAATAGGGGCCTTATCTCCACCGATGGGAACACTTATGTTTGTTACTTGCGGTATCACGAAATGTAAAACTTTGCCTTTTATAAAGGAGGCTGTTCCATTTTATATACTTTTGGTGATAAATCTATTATTGTTAACATATTTCCCACCGTTCACAACTTTTTTAGTTAATTTATTCTATTAA
- the glgB gene encoding 1,4-alpha-glucan branching protein GlgB, with product MDFQQFFEGSCFDAYKYFGAHIQDDGVVFRVYAPNARKVTLIGEFSSWNEIHMDRGYHNVHSVFVENAKVGMMYKYRIYTDEHNFVEHCDPYGFSMELRPNFASIIADLDEYEFSDEDWMKNRTKSYDEPLNIYELHLGSWIENKDDVNGWYKYEELSDLLIKYLEDNHYNAVEFMPLTEHPADISWGYQSTGFFAPTSRYGTPYGLQKLIDELHKANIKVIMDFVPVHFAIDDYALVRFDGTPLYEYADNSMGLSEWGSYNFIHSKGEVSSFLKSSANYWLDKYHFDGLRMDAISRIIYWQGNSDRGINQKGLEFMKTLNSGLDERHKNVILIAEDSSDFPKVTAPVSDGGLGFTYKWDMGWMNDTLDFFKKTPKERKGNYNKITFSMMYFYSECFLLAISHDENVHGKATILQKMYGNYEDKFPQARAFYAYMFTHPGKKLNFMGNEIGHLREWDETKELDYFLLKYPIHDAFNKYIKRLQNIYMNSPALYDKDYMPESFKWLIVDDKQGVTYSYVRKSEVQKIVCVFNFSDEYHKNYEYKHDKKVRLKEILNSDWDIYGGKTKYQDENIIDSICVRKQEIFTAYEEDFTTLKEIDAPKEVISEIENISYEHYIKMDLPPYSARLFEVVIIG from the coding sequence ATGGATTTTCAGCAGTTTTTTGAAGGCTCTTGTTTTGATGCTTATAAATATTTCGGTGCTCATATACAAGATGACGGTGTAGTTTTTAGAGTATATGCACCAAATGCAAGAAAAGTTACACTGATAGGTGAATTTTCTTCATGGAATGAAATACATATGGATAGAGGCTATCATAATGTACATAGTGTGTTTGTAGAAAATGCAAAAGTAGGTATGATGTATAAATATAGAATATATACAGATGAGCATAATTTCGTAGAGCATTGTGATCCGTATGGCTTCAGTATGGAACTTAGACCAAATTTTGCGTCAATAATTGCAGATTTGGATGAGTATGAATTCAGCGATGAAGATTGGATGAAAAACAGAACTAAATCATATGATGAGCCGTTAAATATATATGAGTTGCATTTAGGCTCTTGGATAGAAAATAAAGATGATGTAAACGGTTGGTATAAATATGAAGAACTATCTGATTTACTCATAAAATATTTAGAAGATAATCACTACAATGCAGTAGAGTTTATGCCGCTTACAGAGCATCCTGCCGATATATCATGGGGCTATCAAAGCACAGGTTTTTTTGCACCTACTTCGAGATACGGAACTCCTTACGGACTGCAAAAGTTAATTGATGAACTTCATAAAGCTAACATAAAAGTGATAATGGATTTTGTGCCTGTGCATTTTGCAATAGATGATTATGCACTTGTAAGATTTGACGGCACACCGCTTTATGAGTATGCAGACAATTCAATGGGTTTAAGTGAGTGGGGGAGTTATAATTTCATACATTCAAAAGGAGAAGTATCATCATTTTTAAAATCATCAGCTAATTATTGGCTTGACAAATATCATTTTGACGGTTTGAGAATGGATGCTATAAGCCGTATAATATATTGGCAAGGTAACAGTGACAGAGGTATTAATCAAAAAGGCTTGGAATTTATGAAAACATTAAATTCCGGCTTGGATGAGCGTCATAAGAACGTAATACTTATAGCAGAAGATTCATCAGATTTTCCCAAAGTTACAGCACCTGTATCAGATGGTGGACTTGGCTTCACATATAAATGGGATATGGGCTGGATGAACGATACACTTGATTTTTTCAAAAAAACACCAAAAGAAAGAAAAGGAAATTACAATAAAATAACTTTTTCCATGATGTACTTTTATAGTGAATGCTTTTTGCTTGCAATATCACACGATGAAAACGTGCATGGAAAAGCAACGATACTCCAAAAAATGTATGGAAATTATGAAGATAAATTTCCTCAGGCAAGGGCGTTTTATGCATATATGTTCACTCATCCCGGAAAAAAACTCAATTTTATGGGTAATGAAATCGGGCATTTAAGAGAGTGGGACGAAACGAAAGAACTTGATTATTTTTTACTGAAATATCCTATACATGACGCTTTCAATAAATACATTAAAAGATTGCAAAACATATATATGAACTCACCTGCACTGTATGATAAAGACTATATGCCTGAAAGTTTTAAGTGGCTAATAGTAGACGATAAACAAGGTGTTACATATTCATATGTAAGAAAAAGTGAAGTGCAAAAAATAGTTTGTGTATTCAATTTTTCTGATGAATATCATAAAAATTATGAATATAAGCATGACAAAAAAGTAAGGTTAAAAGAGATATTAAACTCTGATTGGGATATATATGGAGGAAAAACAAAATATCAAGATGAAAATATAATAGATTCAATATGTGTAAGAAAACAAGAAATATTTACAGCGTATGAGGAAGATTTCACAACTTTAAAAGAAATAGATGCACCAAAAGAAGTAATAAGCGAAATAGAAAATATCAGCTACGAACATTATATAAAAATGGATTTACCGCCTTATAGTGCAAGACTTTTTGAAGTTGTAATTATAGGATAA
- a CDS encoding TRAP transporter small permease gives MKTKNKLISILSNIDIIVAGVMLVILIVLTFAGVIWRRFFNAPFTWMEEVQLACLVWIVFGAGGAAFRTGNHVAIEMVVDLMPKKLQKFMTIFISIIVVAVIGYLFKQSLGFVELFIKSLRATSILNIPFWLIYGIAPISYILMIISYFYALVYNVESEVKEAINE, from the coding sequence ATGAAAACAAAAAACAAACTAATATCAATACTTTCTAATATTGATATTATTGTGGCAGGCGTAATGCTTGTAATATTAATTGTTTTAACATTTGCCGGTGTAATATGGAGAAGGTTTTTTAATGCTCCGTTTACTTGGATGGAAGAAGTTCAATTAGCATGCCTTGTATGGATAGTATTTGGAGCAGGTGGAGCGGCATTTAGAACTGGAAATCATGTTGCAATAGAGATGGTTGTAGATTTAATGCCTAAAAAACTACAAAAATTTATGACTATATTTATATCAATTATAGTTGTAGCTGTAATAGGGTATTTATTCAAACAAAGCTTAGGGTTTGTAGAATTATTTATAAAAAGTCTAAGAGCTACTAGCATTTTAAATATTCCTTTTTGGCTTATATATGGTATTGCTCCTATTTCTTACATTTTAATGATAATCAGCTACTTCTATGCTTTAGTATATAATGTAGAATCAGAAGTTAAGGAGGCAATAAATGAATAA
- a CDS encoding tagaturonate reductase, with protein MQEYIRVIQFGEGNFLRGFVDYFLFKLKEKNICNSDVVVVQPLKNGMCQVLKEQECNYNLYLRGVQDKQVVSEHAYIDIISNCINPYEDYESYINLAKDKKFKFIVSNTTESGIEFDDTNKFDDRPAKSFPGKLTQLLYERYKRNLEGFIVLSCELIDNNGDELKKCVLKYSDFWNLGEDFKNWISKRNTFCSTLVDRIVTGYPKDEKELEKFREELGYDDKCLDTAEIFHQWVIEGDFEELLPFRKAGFNIIWTDDVSPYKKRKVRILNGAHTSLVLGARLYGLNTVDECLNDDTINTFLNRCVFDEIIPTLGSNQDDIDFGNAVIDRFSNPFIKHQLLSIALNSVSKFDVRVLPTIVEYKEKYKVYPKALSFSLAALIKFYKGDEANDSESVMEFMKKSTVKEILDSNLWHVNISDMYDIVNNYYNMISNDGIKTAFDKLLKED; from the coding sequence ATGCAAGAATATATAAGAGTAATTCAATTTGGAGAAGGAAATTTTTTAAGGGGTTTTGTCGATTATTTTCTATTCAAATTAAAAGAAAAAAATATCTGTAACTCAGATGTAGTTGTGGTACAGCCTCTAAAAAATGGAATGTGTCAAGTACTAAAAGAACAAGAGTGTAATTATAATTTATATTTAAGGGGAGTACAAGATAAGCAGGTAGTAAGTGAACATGCATATATTGATATAATATCAAATTGTATTAATCCTTATGAAGATTATGAATCTTATATAAATCTTGCCAAAGATAAAAAATTTAAGTTTATTGTATCGAACACTACAGAATCTGGAATAGAGTTTGATGATACCAACAAATTTGATGATAGACCTGCAAAAAGTTTTCCGGGGAAATTAACTCAACTTTTATATGAAAGATATAAGAGAAATCTTGAAGGATTCATAGTTCTTTCTTGTGAGCTTATCGACAACAATGGAGATGAACTAAAAAAATGTGTGCTTAAATATTCTGACTTTTGGAATCTTGGAGAAGATTTTAAAAATTGGATTTCTAAAAGAAATACATTTTGTTCAACATTAGTTGATAGAATAGTTACAGGATATCCTAAAGATGAAAAAGAATTAGAAAAATTCAGAGAAGAGCTTGGATATGATGATAAATGTCTTGATACAGCGGAAATATTTCATCAATGGGTTATAGAGGGAGATTTTGAAGAACTTCTTCCATTTAGAAAAGCAGGATTTAATATAATATGGACTGATGATGTAAGCCCATACAAAAAAAGAAAAGTTAGAATATTAAACGGAGCACATACATCATTGGTGCTTGGAGCAAGACTATATGGATTAAATACAGTAGACGAATGTTTGAATGATGATACAATAAATACATTTTTAAATAGATGTGTATTTGATGAAATAATACCTACTTTGGGTTCAAATCAAGACGATATAGATTTTGGAAATGCTGTTATAGATAGGTTCTCAAATCCATTTATAAAACATCAATTGCTTTCTATAGCACTTAATTCAGTAAGTAAATTTGATGTTAGAGTCCTTCCTACAATTGTAGAGTACAAAGAAAAATATAAAGTATATCCAAAAGCACTCAGTTTTTCATTAGCTGCACTCATAAAATTCTATAAAGGAGATGAAGCCAATGATAGTGAGTCAGTTATGGAATTTATGAAGAAAAGTACAGTAAAAGAAATATTAGACAGTAATTTATGGCATGTCAATATAAGTGATATGTATGATATAGTGAATAATTACTATAATATGATATCGAACGATGGAATAAAGACCGCCTTTGATAAATTATTAAAAGAGGACTAA